The Halarchaeum grantii genome includes a window with the following:
- a CDS encoding DUF7117 family protein: MEVRGERECTACGTEWSYYETGSIACPSCGSIKSVATEAERREQTDLAPTLELDDAVAAAGDDDYRTAAERAREAARRYTHGRGFLRGGDLLDLDDTVLAAWELRYVASAFARAFDHTEAESFYFVSLLRGAPDGERPPASEVPESMRAARGNGYADAVADYRDDLRRYLDDGPEWEGIAGLLESLDDHVRRMHALDGEVPPAEADALVAAARSIGRYARDGDASAREDARETLAALEN; encoded by the coding sequence GCACGGCCTGCGGGACGGAGTGGTCGTACTACGAGACGGGGAGCATCGCCTGCCCGTCGTGCGGGAGCATCAAGAGCGTCGCGACGGAGGCGGAGCGCCGCGAGCAGACCGACCTCGCGCCGACGCTCGAACTGGACGACGCCGTCGCGGCCGCCGGCGACGACGACTACCGGACGGCCGCCGAGCGCGCCCGCGAGGCCGCGCGCCGATACACGCACGGTCGGGGGTTCCTCCGGGGCGGCGACCTCCTCGACCTCGACGACACCGTGCTCGCGGCGTGGGAACTGCGCTACGTCGCCTCGGCGTTCGCGCGCGCCTTCGACCACACCGAGGCGGAGTCCTTCTACTTCGTCTCGCTGCTGCGCGGCGCCCCCGACGGCGAGCGTCCACCGGCGAGCGAGGTTCCGGAGTCGATGCGCGCCGCGCGCGGGAACGGCTACGCGGACGCCGTCGCCGACTACCGCGACGACCTCCGACGATACCTCGACGACGGCCCGGAGTGGGAGGGGATAGCGGGACTCCTCGAGTCGCTGGACGACCACGTCCGCCGGATGCACGCGCTCGACGGCGAGGTCCCGCCGGCCGAGGCGGACGCGCTCGTCGCGGCGGCGCGCTCTATCGGTCGGTACGCCCGCGACGGCGACGCGAGCGCCCGGGAGGACGCCCGCGAGACGCTCGCGGCGCTCGAAAACTGA